The stretch of DNA ACAGGTGGAAATAGATACTTTGTATCATTTGTTGATGATTATAGCAGAAAATTATGGACTTATCTGATCAATAAGAAAAGTGAAGTGTTCAATGTCTTCAAGAGATTTAAGTCTATGGTTGAAAAGCAAAGTGGTCATGAGCTGAAAGTGTTGAAGACTGATGGGGGAGGTGAATATATGTCAGGAGAATTCACTGAATTTTGTGAAGCAGAAGACATTATTCATGAAGTAATACCACCCtacacacctcaacaaaatggaagTGCTGAGAGAAGGAATAGAACCATAATGAATATGGTGAGATGCATGCTTAAAGGTAAGCATTTACCAAAGGAACTGTGGGGTGAAGCAGTAAACACTGCCTGCTATGTGCTCAATAGATGCCCTACCAAAAGATTGAATAATGTAACTCCTGAAGAATGTTGGTCAGGGAACAAACCTAATGTGAGTCATTTGAAGGTGTTTGGTTCTATAGCATATAGACATATTCCTGATCAGACAAGAAGGAAGCTAGATGACAAGAGTGAAATGATGATATTGGTTAGATATCATTCTACTAGTGGATACATACTCTACAACCCTATAAGCAAGTCTATAGTCATTAGTAGAGATGTAATCATAGATGAATTGAAAGAATGGGACTGGTCAAATAATAAGAGGAAAGATTCAGTAAGCATTGTATTTGATAATGAACAAGTAGTGACAGAAGAAGTTGCTAGTGACAATGAACTGAGAAGATTAACAAGGGCCAGAGTACCATCAGTGAGACTCAATGACTGCATCATTACAAGAGATAATGAGATCACTACTGAAGGTGATTTAGTTCACTTGGCATTCAATGCAGAAACTGAACCAGTGAACTTTGAAGATGCAGTGAAAGATGAGAAATGGCTAGTTGCCATGAATGAGGAAATTGAGCCAATGGAAAGAAACAACACCTGGAAGTTAGTTAACCTTCCAAATGATAAGAAAACAATTGGTGTGAAGTGGATTTACAAGGTGAAAGTGAACCCTAAAGGTGAAATTACAAGGCATAAGGCAAAGCTGGTAGTGAAAGGCTTCTTGTAGAAAGAAGGAATTGACTTCAATGAAGTGTTTGCTCCAGTTGCTAGAATGGAGACAGTAAGGTTAGTAACTGCATTAGAACATTACAATAAATGGTCAATGCATCAAATAGATGTAAAGTGTGCATTTCTGAATGATCCACTTGAAGAGGAAGTGTATGTGGTTCAACCACCATGGTTCATAGACAAAGAGAATGAATCAAAGGTATATAAGTTGAACAAAGCATTATATGGACTCAAACAAGTTCCAAGGGCTTGGAACAAAAGAATAGATAGATTCTTAAGTGACATTGGCTTCAGTAAATGTGTAACTGAGCATGGAGTATATGTGATGAAATCTGCAACTAGTGATACAATCATACTGtatttatatgttgatgatctgTTGATTACTGGAAGCAATGAGGCTCAAATCAGCAAATTCAAAGTGGACATGATGAGGGAATTTGAAATGACTGACTTAGGTCACATTTCCTATTTCTTAGGGATTGAATTTCAGAAAACAAGTGAAGGCCTAATACTGCATCAGAGAAAATATGCAAATGAGATTTTGAAGAGGTTTGAAATGGATAAATGCAATCCAGCACTCACTTCATCAGAACCTAGACTTCACTTGACTAAAGAGACAAATGAAAGGGATGTGGATGCAACTGAGTACAGAAGACTCTCGGATCTTTGAGGTACTTGTGCAACACTAGGCCTAACATAGCCTACAGTGTTGGCATAGTCAGTAGATAAATGGAAAGACCTAAGATGTCTCATTTGACTGCAGTAAAGAGAATCTTAAGGTACATTAAAGGGACATTAGACAGTGGAATTATTTTTCAAACATCAGATGAAAGTAACTTTGATTTAGTTGGATACACCAATTCAAATTGGTGTGGAGACAAGGATGATAGAAAGTCTACTGCTGGCTACATATTTCTGTATGGTGGTGCACCAATCTCATGGTGCATAAGGAAGGAACCTGTTGTAGCTCTATCCACTTGTGAAGCTGAATACATTGTTGCTTCCTTAAGTGCTTGTCAAGGTGTTTGGTTAAGCAATTTGATCACAGAAATAAGCAATGTGGAGTGTAGATCAGTAACACTCAAGGTTGACAACCTATTTGCAATCAACTTGGCTAAGAATCCAGTGGCTCACGGCAGGAGTAAACATATAGAAATGAGGTTCCATTATCTGACAGAGCTGCATATTGCAGATGTACTAACAAAGGTTGTGACAGTGGAAACCGTCTTAAGGTTGAAAAATTTGATGTGCATAAGATCCTTAGAGAAtatgaattaagggggagtgTTGAATTTCATAAATTCATTGTGTAATTCATATCTCTAAAGTTGTTACTTGTTGTGTAAGTAACCAAAAAGTTTGTTACAACTACTTGCTTAGGTGGCAAGCAAttggttagtttgttagttagttaagCTAACAAACCCAATTAGTTAGTTAGAAGTGTCTTTAGAGTTACTTGGAGAGTTGTTAGAgttagttttaaaattttgtgtaTGTGATTGCTTGGTGTGTCAAGCAAAGTATAAATGCATTAGATGCATCATTAGTGGatgtaatcttttttttttttgcgccccaaagtggatgaataaaactcttctttttctctatatctcatcatcttcttcaacataCTTTACAATCAATTCTCCTTCATTCTTTTCCATCATTTGATCAAGCCTGCAAGCAAGTGAATCTACAACTGTGCTCATAGGAAAGCCTAGAGCCTGTGCAACAAGTGTGTGATCTTGTAAGCTTGAAAGTGATCAAGAGTGTTTCAAAGAGTTTATTGTTGCGCTAACATATTTGTTGTGTGCCATCAATAAAATTTCCCTAAAAAACTTTTGTGTGTCTGTCAAGCTCAATCTGAGCCTAATCTTTCATCTCTACAACAACTTGTTCTTAATATGGGAAGGAAAATTGTTTACACGCAGTATAAAGATTTGATACCTAAGATTTTGAGAAACGATGAAGATGTTGATGACAACGATGCTTAACAAGAGATCGATGAAACGATGCAGGAAACGAAAGCTGCACTTGAGAAGATTGTTAATGTGAGGCTTAGTGCAGCACAACCAACAAATTTGCCGAAACATAATTCTGATGCTAAGTATATAAAGTATAAACCTTCACAACAGAATACGACTTTTAATTCAGGTGCGAGGGAGAGGGTTATTAGTATGGTTGTGATGCTGGTGGTTCCACTTGAGCCACCGAAGTTCAGGCATAAGCGTGTTCCTAGGGCTTCGGGTTCGCCTCATGTGCCAGTGATGCATTCGCCTCCTAGGCCTGTTACTGTGAAAGATCAGCAGGATTGGAAGTTACCTCCTTGTATTTCAAATTGGAAGAATCCTAAGGGTTATACCATTCCTCTTGATAAGCGGTTGGCTGCTGATGGGAGGGGTCTTCAGGAGGTTCAGATTAATGACAATTTTGCAAAGCTTTCCGATGCTTTGTATGTTTCGGAGCAGAAGGCTAGAGAAGCTGTTGCTATGAGGTCTAAAGTTCAGAAGGAAATACTTTTgaaggagaaagaaagaaaggaacTTAAGCTAAGGGTTTTGGTTTAGAAAGCGCGGTCAGAGAGAATTGATGTGGTCTCTCCGGCTGCAGGTGTTGTTCCTGTTGTTTCAGAAACGAGTGATGTGGATAATGGTGATATAAGAGTTGATTATGAGCAAAGGGAAAAGAACTATCCCGAAAGAGAGGAACAATTGCAACGTGAGAAGATTCGTGAGGAAAGGCGGAAGAAGAGGGAGAGAAGGTTAGAGGCTAAGGATGCTGTCATGAGAAAGAAGAGCAAGATAACGAGAGATAGGGATTGTGATATAAGTGAAAAAGTTTCTCTTGGTTTGGCTTCTACTAAGCAAGGCACTGAGGTAATGTATGATGAAAGGCTATTCAACCAGGATAAAGGAATGTCTTTTGGATTTGCCACTGATGATcagtataatgtctatgaacgaGGCTTGTTCACCGCACAACCAACACTTTCCATGCTGTATAGGCCGAAGAAGGATCTTGATAATGAAGCTTATGGAGGTGCAGATGAGCAGCTGGAGAAGATTATGAAGACCGATCGTTTTAAGCCCGACAAAGGATTTGCAGGGGCTTCCGAAAGGGCAGGTCCAAGGGATAGGCCGGTTGAGTTTGAGAGAGAAGAAGCTGATCCATTTGGTCTTGATCAGTTCTTGATTGAGGTCAAGAAGGGTAAGAAGGCCATCGATAACGTAGGTGTAGGTGCGAGTGGGATTATGAGAGCGAGTGCCATCAATTTTTATGTCTGATTATCGGATACTACATTTGCTTTATGGTAATGAATGGTTCTCTATTAGAATGAAATACAATTGATAACACTTCGaaatgaattgttgttgtattttTCTGATGGTTAGCTTGCATGATTTTCTGTATTCTTCACTCATTCTGAAAGTTTAGCAATTGTGACTAGAGAAACTTGGATGTAATTAATCCTATCGTTATTCTCTTAACAATGATATGATTGATTTAGAAGGAGAAATATCTTTGTGCCAAACCATTTTGGTCCAAGGAAGCAATGAACCAGAACACCTTTGAAACTTATAAATCTCTTTAAAAGTTAAGTGAATCATCCACATTATGAGTCCAAACAAGATTATAAGGAAATTTAACCATGTGAATAGTTTGTAAGAATTAAATCACTAAATTAGGATTAAACACATATACATGCTTAACATATTATGACAtatactttagtgcggaaacAAAATAGTCATAGAAGCATGTATAAAATTATAGGATCGACAAGATGATctttaggaatacctggatccaTGGTGAAAAGTCCTTTTGCAGTgatcctgaaacacaaagagatGGTGGCTAGATTGGTTCTTCCTCAACTGATACACTGATGCCTTgattctcttcagatggggagaagagagtGTTTTGCTTTTGTACGgtgtattggggaccatagccttatATAGGGTGATGGTccattagggttcccattatccTGAAATGGGCCATCTTGACATCCACCCATTTGAGTCCATatctaactaattaaataattaattaattaattctaaatagaaatctaatagccttttaactttatttgatcacttaatcaatttaggctcttaattgataaatagctaatataattaatataaatatatatatgcccacataataattattggaatataataattaaataatataaaatattccaacatagTTATCTTTCTGAGCAACTTACATAGATTTGAAATGTTTTGCATAATAGATACAGGAATGTGTCATTTATCATTGCGAATGAAATCTCTCACCTTAACATCGAGAATAAGGCTAAAATCAGTGGAAGGATCAATTTTTATCAATCACCCATCttgatagttttttatttcttttttatttaaataaagtgAATTCCACATGTTTTTTAGGTTTCGTTTAAGTTTTCTTCTTCGTGATTTTTTCGTCTGTTGTTTTTTACTCCCATCTTGGTGGAGAGTTGTTGTTTTGATTCTCCATCTTGGTACAATATTTGTTTTAACTTCCCATCTTGATACGGcgtttgttttgttcatattttcttcAATCCAAATTGAGTGCGATTGAATAACTTTAACGTCGTCAACGTTGCAGTTTTATACGAGACAAAATAAAACTCAAAAGTTGATCTCCATTAAGATAACTCAATTAATAGGAACATCGCATTATATGTCTATATAAAAGTCGAAGTTCGAACTCAGAATTTCCTACTTATTTTCCTTAAAGGTGAATTTCTAACTATTAgactatataaaaaataaaaaatctaaatctaaatctaAGCTAATACATACAAAATGTTGGAACAAGTATATATCTCATCTAACTTGTTTGAACTAACCTTCATCCCCACACACCCAACTTACAGCTAAATTATGTATTCATTGACATGTATTTCTTTCCTCCTAACttaattgtttttaacaaaTTTCAATAACTGGCcatgatttaaattttaaaattaaaagatcCTTAAAAATGGACATCCTTACATTTCCTTAACTTTAATACTTTTAAATGTCTTCCCCCAACTTGTTGCTCAAATCAACTTCAATAATTATTAGATTAGAAATAGAATTAGAACAACCATTATCATTGGTAGTTAGTGCAATCTCTTAACACATTTAGTCTgtttaaaacacttatttcacTAACGTACCataaaattaactttaaaattataGTAGTAATTATAAAACTCTTTGAAAATACAATGAAGGTTGATCTAGAGCAATTTTGTGTAATGTGAATTCTATTGAGAAATCTCTGAGGTCATTTTCTTTAGTTAATGATTTGCAActtctaatttaaaatttaacctAAACAAACACATTATAGCCTTACATTATATATTTGCtctacttattttctacttctctttaaaagaaatagagaagtagaaaattgtattttaccctatttctccttaaaaaaattacataaataaaataaagaagtagaaaataaggagaagtttggtcaaacataattttttacttttttttttgactaaaaacaacgatattcattcaaattggtagaatacatcaatcgaaaccattacatattcaatttcgctaaaaactaaaaaggatgaatctgcgaacaatctcacagcatccgagttaatagcataaaacggcttaatgtctacaaatatgacaaaaccTACAATTGATATAACAAGATTCAAGTATCCGAAATAgtcatgcctccggatctgcaacgttgatgacTCTAAACtcattgaatctgcactgaatttgGATCGAGGCGaatctgcaaatctgaacaaaacaaacaccgtacgaAGACGGGATAACAACACCGTACGAAGACGGGATAACAACACCGAAGAAAGAAATCACAaaggaaaaactcaaataaaaactaaaattatgtGTAAACCacttatttaattgaaaaataaacaaaaaacgATCAAGAGGGGGTGATTccggatcaaaattgatcctaaaTCACCCATCTCTAATGGATGAATCAAGAAAAAAGCAaaagagagaatagggtttgaAGGCGTGGCGGCTGCTAATCTGTTTTTATAAAATCACTATGGTACTTATTTACTACTtttaaggagaaaaaaaaaagtgaaaaataagtAAGGCCAAGCAGGACCATATTCTtgtttgcttttttattttttaacacaaaaagTTACACAGTATGAAATACATCCTAAAttatagaaaattaaaaattctaatttgAATCATCTTAATAAGTGGTATATTATGAATCtgtacttaaaaaatatttaaaattttaaaaacgatatatattattgtttaaaaatatagttaaaacaaaaaaaaatagctcGTATAAAATTGACGCTAATCATatcatttttcatttcatttttttaatacttttaataTTGATCCACAGTGGATCAtattgttggatataaatttggtacttatcaattaaatataattggtgggtcagtttaaatacttaaactagaggttgtttaccaaatttccacGTAAACACATATATAAAGGTGGTCCACTATAACACTATAGTCTAATAGTCCAAATACATGCATTGATTTtcgtattttatttttctcttctctttttctctttaccaaacagagccacttcaaactaatattttaatcaaaaaattgaaacaggatatttttttaattaaatataatataataaaaatcgaAACAGGATATTTATGCAGTCTCTCATGTCAACATTTAAAtccaaaaatcatttttgtttcaaaaaataaaaaataatattctaataaaaatatgaaaaagtgttcattttTCACCTCACAcaagcaaaaaagaaaaaagtgacGTGTCTACAGACCCACATTGCCACGTGTCGTCCTTAACCGATGAAGATGAGGTTCCTTAACGTGTGGTCATCACATTCCATAATGTTCCTTCTTACGTTACTATTGTTTGTGTTACATTTTTTCTCACAATTCAATCGGTGTTTCTCAATTAGATATTTTCACATTCACATAATTACAAAAACTTTGTTTTCATTATTCAccaaaaatacaacaataaataaaccaaacatgttacattaatttcatcacatttatttttcaatagtaAAGTTTTCATCTTGTTCATGAACTTTGCATCTTAGCCATGGCTACTATTGTAAAGCTTCAAGTTTTTCCAGAGATTAATTTGAACCATCATAAGCTTAGAAGAGGATTTGGTAGTTCAAATTCATCTGGGGTGTTTGGTTTTGGTCATAATTTTAATGGGCTATCTTTGAAAAAGTGTAGAGCTTTCAAGAGTGAGGATAGTGGtgattttaaggagaaaaagATTAGAACTTTGAAGAAAAATGAAGTGAAAATTCAAAGGGAAAATGGGTTTTGGAGTTCTTTTAGGTCTGTTTTGTTGGGGAATTTCATGGTGGATTCTAAGTTAGATGATGAGTATAGACAAGCTGTTGTTAGGGTTGATGAAGTTCTATCTAAGGTCAGTTTATGTTTCTTATCTTCTATACTTCTATCATTATTTAATCTatttgaataaacaacttaattaagtgcttgAAGCATAAGCACATGCTTgtgtataaaataaaagataaaataagtgTTTAtctataaattgttttcatgaGTTCTCTGCCCGGCCACGAGGTAATTAAAGTCTAACCAATAATTGTTTCGGCCAGGGATTGAACTCACCTATaagggagctcattaaccacttgagtttgATGTATGGTTATGTTTTAGTTAtttatgtatataaaataagtagttttcataagttatctgGCGAGTTTCGAAATTATGCTTTAGTTATTTATGTAACAAAAGATAATTTATGGAAATCCGAAATCCTAGAAAGttatggaaataagttgaaaaataaacttATGAATATGTTGTAAGTTGTTTCTATGAACTCTTAAAACCAAACagaaataagccaatccaaataGACCTTTGTTGTATTGTTGtgttatttcattatttttatttttcagtcttgtgttttattaaatgttgaatcTAACTATGTATTTTATGTATTTGTGAAAACAAGATTGCTGTTCAAATCGGAAGATATATTGTTACCATGATGAGCACCGGTGTCATCCTTGCAATTGGATTTCAGATGTCAGGTTGGTACATATTCTACTTGCCGAATTTAAAATGTGTATATGAAATATAGTTATAAGTTTAATACCCATATAATATAATACTCTATAAGAGATGCTTCACCTTTGTAATCTGGTCTaatagtccagatacattaattattcaataaatctagaaatGTGAAGTGTCTCTTATCAaaaggaccagagggagtaatATATAAACAAGTTTAGCACAAACATTCTCACCAAGATGCCacattataatattaatatatttttaatatatatacacaaatatCTATATGGTGAGATATATTTGGACTTTTGTGTAAAAAAGTACACTAAAAgagtatttaattaaattatatagtTATATGCATTGGTTCTTCATATGATATgtgatgttaattttttttggaaattttgtGAAGGTGAAGATAGTCAAATGGATGCCTTGATATGGTATAGTTGGCTTGGAGGAGTTATCATTGGAACAATGATAGGTGCTAATTGGGTGTTGGAAGATTATTGTCGCGAAGGTCCGCGAAATGTTGTCATAACCGGGAGGTACATTCACTCAATGCTCGTATTCTAGAAATTGATTTccataattttttgttattgaaTCAGCGTATGCATTTTcctatgtttgtaaattggctTACGTCgatggatttaattgatataatcTGTCAATGTAAAAtgttttacacatgcatccaatcaTATCTCACTATTATGTCAATTTGTTATATTAGTTCTACAATTATCTACGTGGTGAGCTGTGATCGGATGCTTGTGTAAAACATTTTTCACTGACAGAGCGCATACCAATTAAACTATACTTTgatcatattcaaatttttcGTTCATAACACTGCATCATGTAAATTATTTGTGCAGTACAAGGGGATTGGGAAAAGCTTTGGCGCGGGAGTTTCTTCTTTCGGGGGATCGCGTAATAGTTACATCTCGAAGGTGGTATTACAAACTATGAGAACATTTTATAGAGATCGAAATAATATAGTTTGTTTCTCACAACATCTTGTTGCTTCCACTCTCGAATTTTGTGAAGGCAGCCCTGAGTCTGTGCAAGCAACTGTCAAAGAGCTTGAGGAAAATCTAAAGGAAGGCATTGCAAATGCAGTCGGCTCGTCTTTGACAAAGCTTTCTAAAGCAAAAGTTGTAGGCATTGCTTGTGATGTTTGTGAGGCTAATGATGTTCAAAGATTGGCAAACTTTGCTGTCAATGAGCTTGGTTATATTGACATTTGGGTAAGTATGGTTGTTCTTGCTGTTGAACACTATGTAGCACTGACACTTCAGATCGAATGCGTCTCTAATACTTGACACATGTCAACGTTAGACACCAACATGATACTGACACATGTGCTTACTTtcaatcacttttattttcttaaattattacaaGTGACTGCGTGTCAGTATGTGTCATGTGTCTGTGTTCATAGGTTGAACTTCATTAAGCTACGAGTGGTTTCTTTTTCCAATACTTTTCTAATTCTTTAGTGCTGTTTTTTGTTAAAACTTCTCAACAGATAAACAATGCTGGAACAAATAAAGGTTTTAGACCATTGCTTCAATTTAGTGATGAAGATATTAAACAGGTATATATGATAACGAAAATATTAAGAATGAGATGTTCTCAAAGTATTTTTTCTCTTCTGAATAATCATTTCTTCATGTTCATCCTTAACATGAAAAATTGGTATTTCTGTAGATTGTATCAACAAATTTGGTTGGTTCTATCCTTTGTACTCGAGAAGCCATGCGTATTATGagaaaccaaaccaaaccaggCCACATATTTAATATGGACGGTGCAGGTTCTGGCGGCTCTAGCACACCTCTGACAGCTGTGTGAGTTGCTTATCTTAATTTTATAGCTTTAGGTCTACCGcgttagtttttattttctaaaatttatgtTGAGTTTAAATTGCTGATAAGGATATTAAAGACTCGTGTACTGAACAACGCATTTTCAGACACAATGAAACACGGTGTTTTgacattttcaaattttctaaaaaCTAGATGTATGTTCTACAAAATTAAAAGCAAATGATGAAGAAAAAGTTGGATTTATGTTCGATGAggtgaaaatgaaaaacatgGAATGTAAATAAACTCTTATTTTCACACAAAAATACATGTTCTTCAAATATGCGCTATTTCACATAAATGATTGTTGCTAATGATGCTTACTTTCTTTTCATTTGATGTGTAGCTATGGTTCTACGAAGTGTGGTCTAAGGCAATTTCATGGATCACTATTGAAGGAGTGCAAGCGATCGAAAGTAGGTGTCCATACAGCATCTCCAGGCATGGTTCTCACAGAACTTCTTTTAAGGTACATCTCTATTTACAAAGTTGTTCTTATTTTcccacttattttttttatcgcTTTACGAAATCTTATTTTCATCTAGTCCTTGTTCCTATCATGAATAGCATTCTTGTGTTTGTTTTACCTAACTTTCTCTAAACAATgttctgtttggattgacttatttaaatTTGTCTACTGGCAAGCATTTGTAAGGGCTTGTAGAAACagtttatgacatgttcatGAGCTGTTTTAAgcttgtttccataagctctccaggacagtttatgaaaatagctta from Trifolium pratense cultivar HEN17-A07 linkage group LG5, ARS_RC_1.1, whole genome shotgun sequence encodes:
- the LOC123884306 gene encoding secreted RxLR effector protein 161-like, which encodes MERPKMSHLTAVKRILRYIKGTLDSGIIFQTSDESNFDLVGYTNSNWCGDKDDRKSTAGYIFLYGGAPISWCIRKEPVVALSTCEAEYIVASLSACQGVWLSNLITEISNVECRSVTLKVDNLFAINLAKNPVAHGRSKHIEMRFHYLTELHIADVLTKVVTVETVLRLKNLMCIRSLENMN
- the LOC123882925 gene encoding probable chlorophyll(ide) b reductase NYC1, chloroplastic — protein: MATIVKLQVFPEINLNHHKLRRGFGSSNSSGVFGFGHNFNGLSLKKCRAFKSEDSGDFKEKKIRTLKKNEVKIQRENGFWSSFRSVLLGNFMVDSKLDDEYRQAVVRVDEVLSKIAVQIGRYIVTMMSTGVILAIGFQMSGEDSQMDALIWYSWLGGVIIGTMIGANWVLEDYCREGPRNVVITGSTRGLGKALAREFLLSGDRVIVTSRSPESVQATVKELEENLKEGIANAVGSSLTKLSKAKVVGIACDVCEANDVQRLANFAVNELGYIDIWINNAGTNKGFRPLLQFSDEDIKQIVSTNLVGSILCTREAMRIMRNQTKPGHIFNMDGAGSGGSSTPLTAVYGSTKCGLRQFHGSLLKECKRSKVGVHTASPGMVLTELLLSGSTIQNKQMFNIICELPETVARTLVPRMRVVKGTGKAINYLTPPRILLALVTAWLRRGRWFDDEGRALYSAEADRLRNWAENRARFSFTDAMEMYTENTWLSVFSLSVVCAFIILSSTGPNLPGT